Sequence from the Clostridium botulinum genome:
TGGCTTAAGATAATCATAATAAAGTGTATCTACTATCCAATACTTTGAGATTGCAAGATAATATATATGTTTAATACTTTTACTTTTACATACTACAGTATTACTATTTTTAAAATTAAAATTGTTTCCTATAACAACTATTTTTAAATTGTAATTTAAATTTAATTCATTATATATAGACAGTAAATTCCCTTTTAAATATTGGCCTTTCCATGAGTCTAATACAACAAAATCATTTTTTAATGGTAAAAGCTTCATAATATTAAATATTATTATTATAACTGATTTTAATACTTTTTTAATGATATATTTAACTTTTTTCATTTAGATTTCCCATTCTATTATGGTTTTTCCATATATCTTAGCATTATCATCTTCAAAAGCTCTATTTATATCATTAATTTTTCTAACTTTTTGTACTGATGTAATAATGCTTTCTAAATATCCTAAAAGTTTTGGATTTTTGTGAATTATACCCACTGTTTTTTCATAATCTTCTAAAGTGCTTCTACTATTACCAACTAATAAAAGTCCCTTTTCTAATGTCATTCTTGTGTTTACTTCAATATTTTCTTCTGAGACTCCCATCAATCCAATATATCCTTCGGGATTAATAATATCTATTATTTGATTAATTGCTAATTGACTACCACGTCCACCAACACATTCAAATGCATGATCTATATATATATTACTTAAGTCATCACTGATTAAATGAACTTCATCTGCAAATACAAACATATCTAATTTTTCACTATTTTTACCAAACACATGAACTTTGCATTCTGGATACTGTTGTTTTAAAAATAAGGCAGTTATAAATCCAACATTCCCATCTCCCCATACACCAATATTTTTTCTACGCTTATGGGCAATCCTATTAAATCTTTCTATAGCATGTATACTTACTGACATAAGTTCTGTAAATGCCATAACTGGTTTAAATAATTTTGATGGTAATCTTACTATTCTTTCCCTTGGTTGATTTATGACTTCCTGAAGAAAACCATCATAGCCACTTGATCTGAATAAGCTACTTTTTAAATAATTTTCATCAATAATTTCATCTTTTTCTAACGGAATACATGGTATTAATACAACATATTCTCCTTCTTTATATTCTCCCTTAGGATCATAAACTATTTGACCTATAGCTTCATGAATAAGTGCCATAGGTAATTTCTTATTAAGCACTTCTATAGATCTTTCAAATTTATAGTACCTTTGATCTGCTACACATATAGATAAATAACTAGGTCTAACAAAAATACTATTTTCTTTTATCTCTTCTTCAATAAATACTTCTTTAAACTTTTTTCTGCCTATTAATCTATATACTTTATTTATCATTTTTCTTCATTCCTTCTAATATGGAATTAGCTAATAGTAAATCATATTGTGTAGTAATTTTAATATTATAATATTCTCCATCTACTAATTTAACATCAACGCCCTTTAATACCATAATTTTCGCCGCATCAGTTAATACTTCTTTTTCATTTTGACTAAGTTTTTTATATGTATCTAATAAAAGTTTAATATTAAAAGATTGTGGTGTTTGCCCTTGATACATACGGTCTCTTACTGGAATATCACTAATTGTATTATTATTCTCTGATACAACTATAGTATCAATTGCTGGTATAACTGTATCTGTAGCACCGTATTCTTTAGCATATTTTATATTTTCTTCAATTATTCTATAGCTTAAAAATGGTCTAACAGCATCATGAGTTACAATAATGTCATCATCATTTAGTCCATATTCTTTTTCTATGTGTTTAATTCCATTCATAACAGTTTCAGTTCTTGTTGTTCCACCTTGAACTATATCTATCTTGGTATTATTCGGTATAAATTTCTTAATTAAATCACTAGCTGTATTAACCCATGCTCCAGAAACAACTACTAGTATTTTATTTATTTCAGCATTAAGTAAAAATTTTTCTATTG
This genomic interval carries:
- a CDS encoding IspD/TarI family cytidylyltransferase, with amino-acid sequence MIYAEILAGGKGTRMGNTDVPKQFLKLGNKPIIIHTIEKFLLNAEINKILVVVSGAWVNTASDLIKKFIPNNTKIDIVQGGTTRTETVMNGIKHIEKEYGLNDDDIIVTHDAVRPFLSYRIIEENIKYAKEYGATDTVIPAIDTIVVSENNNTISDIPVRDRMYQGQTPQSFNIKLLLDTYKKLSQNEKEVLTDAAKIMVLKGVDVKLVDGEYYNIKITTQYDLLLANSILEGMKKNDK
- a CDS encoding ribitol-5-phosphate dehydrogenase, whose protein sequence is MINKVYRLIGRKKFKEVFIEEEIKENSIFVRPSYLSICVADQRYYKFERSIEVLNKKLPMALIHEAIGQIVYDPKGEYKEGEYVVLIPCIPLEKDEIIDENYLKSSLFRSSGYDGFLQEVINQPRERIVRLPSKLFKPVMAFTELMSVSIHAIERFNRIAHKRRKNIGVWGDGNVGFITALFLKQQYPECKVHVFGKNSEKLDMFVFADEVHLISDDLSNIYIDHAFECVGGRGSQLAINQIIDIINPEGYIGLMGVSEENIEVNTRMTLEKGLLLVGNSRSTLEDYEKTVGIIHKNPKLLGYLESIITSVQKVRKINDINRAFEDDNAKIYGKTIIEWEI